In a genomic window of Dolichospermum sp. DET69:
- a CDS encoding GTP-binding protein, with protein sequence MINPKTLNTVPVTVLTGYLGAGKTTLLNRILTHEHGKKVAVIVNEFGEVGIDNQLVIDADEEIFEMNNGCICCTVRGDLIRVIGNLMRRRDKFDHLVIETTGLADPAPVIQTFFVDEDMKSHLSLDAVVTVVDAKHIWQHWDASEAQEQIAFADVILLNKTDLVTSEQLEELERRIRLMNAMGKIYRTHNTELEMDALLDVKAFDLNRALEIDPNFLSEEAHEHDETVSSVALVTEGALDMQQLNEWLGFLLRTQGVDIFRMKGILNIAGENSRFVFQGVHMLLTGTADRPWKPNEQRKNELVFIGRNLNANELRRDFLACLV encoded by the coding sequence ATGATAAATCCTAAAACATTGAACACAGTCCCCGTAACTGTTTTGACTGGCTATCTGGGAGCAGGTAAAACCACACTCCTCAATCGCATCCTCACACACGAACACGGCAAGAAAGTTGCTGTAATCGTCAATGAATTTGGAGAAGTGGGTATCGATAACCAACTAGTTATCGATGCAGATGAAGAGATTTTTGAGATGAATAACGGTTGCATCTGCTGCACGGTGCGCGGCGACTTGATTCGTGTCATCGGCAACTTAATGCGGCGACGGGATAAGTTTGACCATCTAGTAATTGAAACCACTGGATTAGCTGATCCCGCACCAGTTATTCAGACATTTTTCGTTGATGAAGATATGAAAAGCCATCTGTCTTTAGATGCAGTAGTGACGGTGGTAGATGCCAAGCACATCTGGCAGCACTGGGATGCAAGCGAAGCACAAGAGCAAATTGCCTTCGCCGATGTCATTTTGCTGAATAAAACTGACTTGGTGACATCAGAACAACTAGAAGAGTTGGAAAGGCGGATTCGCTTAATGAATGCGATGGGAAAAATCTACCGTACCCACAACACAGAATTAGAAATGGATGCACTATTAGATGTGAAAGCATTTGACCTCAACCGCGCATTGGAGATTGATCCCAATTTCTTGAGTGAAGAAGCACACGAACATGATGAAACCGTGTCTTCTGTCGCTTTGGTAACAGAAGGCGCATTGGATATGCAACAGTTGAACGAGTGGCTGGGATTTTTATTGCGAACCCAAGGAGTAGATATCTTCCGCATGAAAGGCATTCTCAACATTGCTGGGGAAAATAGCCGCTTTGTGTTCCAAGGTGTGCATATGCTGTTAACTGGAACAGCAGACCGTCCCTGGAAACCCAACGAGCAGCGTAAGAATGAACTGGTGTTCATTGGTCGCAATCTTAATGCTAACGAGCTACGGAGGGATTTTTTAGCGTGTCTAGTTTAA